The Primulina huaijiensis isolate GDHJ02 chromosome 9, ASM1229523v2, whole genome shotgun sequence genomic interval AGAACAAAACTATGTCCAAAAAATTGTTCACTCAACTCACTCCATTTTCCGAGCAGCATCATGTGCCTAGTCGACAATGGCAAGATAAATGTAGGTCCATAAATGTAATTTTCCTTAGgacaaacaataataataattattatctaATTAATTGTGACCGACAATAATTGGAATTAGGGTTAAGATATTTGTACGCTTAAGACATGGCCCAAATTTATTTGGACCACATACATCATACAAGTCCTTGAGAAGAAAGCCCACGATTACCTTTGCAACAAGACAATTGAAATAGAgttggaaattttaataaatacagGATGTGACGCACATAACGAGCTGAAATTCGGTGTCTATTTCTCATCAAGAGCAAAACGTTAacgaacataaaaaaaattttatgagacgatTTTACGAATAAATtatatgagacggatctttaaTTCGGATcacttatgaaaaaatattatttttatatcaaaattattacttattattataaatattaacatAATTGACatatctcacaagagacctattacATTAACGAAACAGGGAAATTTTGGGTAATCAAAACGACTTGAATGATAAAACTATTAGACATGTTAACCATATAATAGAGAGAGAGTGAAAAAAGGATGTATAAAATACTTTGCAAAATGGTCTTGAAATTTTCAAATAGAAATTTTATAAGCTACGAAGAAAGTAATCGGCAAAGTTAAATGGAAGAAATTCGGCAATGTATGAAAAAGATGGGAAAAAAAATGAGCAGAagataatttaaaaacaaaatgataTATAGAAATAACTCATCCAATATAGATGAATCAATGTATGGTGAAATTAGTGTCTGTTGATGCGATTCATATCTTCTTAAAAGACAACGTGATGTACCTCTTGTTTAACGTTATCTTTGCCACCCTATTTTGATGAGACGGTTTAGAACGATGTCTTTTAGCCCTGTTCAAAAtcaaacaatattttaattataactatataaaaaaaattgattatatatgtttaatcaaacaatattttaattataactatataaaaaaattgattatatatgtttttctctttgcgattttgatcttttatgttacaaatttcaattttagtcatctatctttatttttgttgttgcaattttagtctttttttctCAACGTGACACTGGTGTGGCATTGATATAGTGCTGACTCGTGTAATGTCACATTAATAATTCTgatgaaaaatgaataaaattatcaaaaatcaaaatgatatacgactaaaatttaaattttataacataGATAACCAAAATTACAAAGAGACAAATATacaagacaaaaaaaaattcctacATATGGATTAAGTTttttgagagttgtatatatagatTAAGGCAATGATACCCAATTGAGCTAGTTTTTATGGTAGAGTTAGGCCAAAGAGAAGAATCTTAACACGCTTTTAGAGCTCATACcaatcaatatatatttgattgctCTTATGAGCCACCCattaatttcttataaatttCACGCTCTATTAGGTGTGAGACGTGTGTTAGATGTCTCACATCGATtgcattaatttatttagagttgtatatatgaattTCGACAATCATGTATAATAGAGACAAAAATGATTTAGAGATGTCTCACAGCTTTTCAGCTAGATTAGCTCATGTAaatctattactattattaagaATCTCTATAATAGAGAAAAAAATgatatcttgattttttttttgttttttcaattttattcttaTATATAATTCTTAGATATTTTATACAACAAAATATGGGATAAGTAACACTCATctcaacaatttttaaaattaacattttatttCGCACGgcattttatgttaaaagaaacTGTGGCCCAGACCAGATTTGTCCCACGCAATAAATTAATTCCTGATTGATTAGTCAAAGAAAAACAGCTCTGGTATACATATTCAAAATCTCACATGCAGGAAGGCATCAAACATGCTTACTTTACGCCCCATTTGTTACTCATCCAAGCGATCATTGGGCCAcaataataagattaaaaaatatataatattaatttttaaaagacctAATCTTTAGAAAGAAACACCTCTTCTCAGGGGTCAAAAAAGCAAAGCATGTGTGTGGTTTTTAACAGAAGAAATTGGGAGTAATTGACTTTGTTAGCATTACCGACAAATCCAGGAGCGCtgttttttcatttcttttggtTTGGTTACCATTAATTACGGGGACTTTCGTCCCAAATTGTCAGCTGTCACATTGCACCAAATGACTTtcattatattttcaatatttctaatcgtacatgtttaaaaaaaaaaaatgttttctgTCCCCTCAACTTTTATGCTCTGTGAATCAATTCGATGGTTTGTTTCTTGtggaaaaattgatttttttttttcatttcatctCATGAGTCAAATGACGACTTATGCCGATGACTTATGCCATTGAAAATGAGTATAAGGTGGAATGTCGCAACTAATGTTGAGCTAAATTTCAAGAGATTGAAAGTAGTCAACTCTATCTCAATCCGGTGTTTAAGCTCACAAAGTGTTAGtagataattaatattaaactcCAACTTGACAAATTTATCCCCACGTTCCTTACGTTAatctctataattttttaatgaaaagaGCGGTCCCTCCCGTGTTTGgctcctcaactttaataaactTGGGAAttgtagaaaaaaaaaagaggcgCGAAATAAACGAAGTTGGGGTTAACTGTCATTATAACCCAACGGTATATACGTGACGTTTGTCCACTCCATCTCCAGACAATCTAAGTATCATACGAAAGTGAACGGTTGGAAAAAAGAACAAAACTGTAatcgaaattaagaaaaaatgagtttgatatttaatgtttttcttTTGGGATAGAAATGAGtttggtatttaatgtttttcttTCGGGATAGAGGCCCACCGGTGTCCAAAATCCACATGCATTTGTCACTCACTCGTCTCCATTCTCCGCTCgactaaatataaaatattcatctcaAAAAACACAAGCAAGCAGAGATCTTGTTCAGTTATTTCCTGCCCCTTtttcctctctctctctctcacttttttcttatttttcacgCCTTTTCACCGGTCTTCTTCCCATAATTTGCGGAGTGCGcgttcctttttttttctctctctctttctgCCTTTGGTAAGTGAAGATGCATCTGGGTTCTGTTTATTTGGTGTTTTCttggattttatatatatatattttttttttgaggattTTATGTTCCCATTTTGATGTTTCAGGGGGTGTGCTGGAAATGTAAGCTTTATAAGATTGTTTCTTTCTATTTATTATGCTTACTTGTCACTCATCGACGGATGTCAGTTCTCGGAAATCAGATAATGGCCCtgtttcttgaccaaacttgcTTCTTGTGAGAATTTATTGTGTTACTCGGTAATTTATTTTTACTATTAAATTTAGTTCTTGACGGGTTTGGTACAACATTTTTGCGTCTGGAATTAATGGGTGTTTAGGAATCTAGCTGAAACATTGTTCCCCTTCTCTGCTGAGGTTTTGTAAGTTCTTTGGTGCATTGTGTTATAATTAATACATGTTTGCGTAGGAGCTCAAATAACTAAGCCACTAAAATCAACTGCTCGCTAACGAGTTCTGGTGGAGCATTAAGTAAATGTTTGGTTAATTTATTAGCTGTTTTATAGTTGTGTAACGAACTTTAAAGATGCAATTTCTGTctgattcagattttgatatttaaGCGAGCTGATGGAGAACAGGCAACTAAATTTTGATGCTCCCCTTCTGTCTGTACGGAGATTTTCATCACCCATACGCTCTTCAGAGCTCGTAAACCACAATGGGTTCGAAAATACACAACCCTATAGACACAATTCCCTTACATTGAGCAAATACGATTTTGAAATGGAGGAGGTGACAAAACCAGCTTCAGTTCCATTTCACTGGGAAAAAATCCCCGGAAAATCGAAAGGTGGAGTCTACACACCAGAGGAACCTTCCATTACACCGAGGCTTCCACCTGCCATGGTATCAGATGCCATTAGACGCAATTCGGGTGAAATTCCAAGGATGGCACACGGAAGGATGTCAGGTCCCTTAAGATACAATTCGGGTGAAATTCCGAGGTTTCTGCCGGGACGGGCGTCGAGTTCTTcaagacacaattctggtgaAAGATCGAGTGATCAGAATATTTGTAGGACTCAAACGGAAACATTAAATTTCATGGACCATGCTAGTCTTTTGGAGAAATTGAATGAGAGTTTAGATTGTAAAGATGAATCTGATACAGGAAGTGAAAATGCGGAATTTTCCGATGAACTTCACTCAATTTCACGAACAGAATCATCGTCCTTTAACTATAGTGTAAGTGGTCTGAGTGGGTACCATAGTTCATGTGTGAAACCATCTGGGACATTCTCTGTCGATGTTCAAACCCGAGATTTTATGATGAATAGATTCCTACCAGCGGCCAAGGCTGTTGTTTTGGAGACACCACAGTATGTCACGAAGAAACAGTTAGTGGCAAACGAGCCACCAAAAGAACAGATAAAGAAGGTGATTTCTTGTGAGAATAAGCCTTTGCCAAAGCAGTACGGTTTTGATTCGATGCAGAAACGTAGCGAGTACATGGATAATGTGGAAAGCGATGATGAACAGGAGTGCCCCGTTCCAGTGAAAAAGCGGGGTAAAATTTGGGGGATTATCCCTCGGTTGTGTGTGAAGAATACTTTGTGCCTCTTTAGTCCTTTGCCAGGAATGAAATTGAGAAACCACGATCCAAATTTTTCAGCAGGTGAAATTAGGCGACCGGCTCAAAAAGCATACAGCGGTCCTCTGTACAAGGTAATTCTGAAGTTTCACTTGTGCAAATGTAGGAAAAACTATGGTTaatataaaatcaataattataattttgaaatccTGCAGAATTCTTGCCATCCGACTCCTCAGAAAAAATTTCATTCCGGATTGTTATATCGGGACCATAAAGAAATCGAGAAAAAACTAGCTGATGATTCGAATCAGATTTTGAACTCTCTTGGCTCATACAAATCAGGACTGTCCCCCTTGAGGCGTAACAGAAGTGGTGGCATATCTCCCTACCGAAATGAATCTACGAAGCCTCCGTTCCGTGAAGGAGCGGGCTTTCTTGGACTTCCCAAGGAAGTTGACAATTACAGTGCCAAGAAAATCGCATCTTCTCGCAAAATGTTTTTGGCCTTGCAGGATGTATCAAGGAATCAGACAAATGGCACCCTGAAGCCTGAATGTGCCATTGATGGAGTGAAGGATATTAAAATGAATCAACTTCCTAATCAAGAATCAAGTCCACCTTTGGAATCTGATGTAAATTTTGGTACGCAAGATGAAAATAGTCTGGAATGTGACGAGCAAAGAGAATTTGATCCTTCTTGTATGAAGTCTCCATTACCTCCACCATTACCAAAATCTCCTTCCGAATCATGGCTTTGGCGTACTCTGCCTTCCATTTCTTTGGGCAATCCGTTTTCGCATCCGCCGAGTAAAAGCCCATTTGACTCTAGGAAACAGGTTCAGCAAGGTTCCAAGACTGATACCAAATGGGAGACTATTGTCAAATCTTCTTACTCACGACATGATCAAGTTCGCTATTCAGCGGTaactccacctccacctccaccttcTTTACCGAACTTTGAATTGTAATTGGCAAGTTTTATACTGAATTTTGCctattcccttccattttatCTTGACAGGAGCTAGTACCGTTTGGATCTCATAGAAAATACTATTCGTAGAAAAGGAGAAATGGTGGGACAATCTGTCCGTTTCTTTCTACTCTTCCTGTTTCCATCCATGCTCATATATATACAAGTGCAAGATATTTTTCCAGCACTTCTAATTTTACTCAGCTGCTGGGAACTCATAGGCAAACATACATCAAACTGTTTTTCTATGTTCATCAGGCGATAATGTGTTGAGGTTTGTTTATTATTGTTGAATGCAGACGTCTATTTTGTGTGACCGCATGGTGCTATGTATCTCTCACATGATCCAACTATGATTTGATAGACAAACGCTCTCAACTAGACGTCCAGAAAATTCATTCAGGCAAACAGGCCGTCGAGTTTTTTTTTGTCCATGTTTATATAAACTAGTCTCAAGTTCGAGACAAGATCTCgtgttaaaaaatttattttaacaagCATCTCCCAACTTTAAaaggtataaaaaaaaaaagccgagttatatttgtaaaaataattttatcaagttATATATCACTCCACTTGTGGCAGCTCGTTTGAAGATTGAGACGTAGACATTACTTGGTTttgaattacaaaaataaaaccatgcattattatgttttttgttttttaaatatatatttattcatttcatatttcccaatgtaattattatttttaattttatttctagTTACCATAATCatattacatttttaatcttatatatattatgttttacCACACAAATTAATCAACAACCGGATAACTGAACGCATCATTTACGACAAACAAATTTCTTCTCAAGAGAAaaacaaacatatatcatattattattcaCTGCAATCTCCAAAAcaacacaataaaatttaaaagtatttatATTGGAAAAAagtcttaattttttttacataatattcagagtcataataataataaaaatgtatacCTCGTGACATGGTTTTAGAATGTCCACATAACCTTATGATATCCTcaagaattttcgaaaaatctaTTTAATGAGTAATAAAAATCACAAAGCCTAACAAACTAATACATCATTGTTATAAGTTGGGAGTAGGGGTGCAAACGAGTCGAGTTACTCTTAAGTTCGGTCAAACTCGATCTTGTAATCGAGTTGAGCTCGAATATATAACAAGTTATAATTCGAATCGAGTTTTTCAAACTCGAACTCGAATAACTTGATATATTATCCATTAGAGTTCGaacttaaaaattaatacttaaaTCTAGTCAAGCTtgagtattttaaatttttttcggaATCAAGCTAGATCACAAGCCTAGTCGGAGTACTAACATCTGCTCCGGTTATTTTATGCGGGCCAATTTATTTTGCAAAGCCCAATAAAAGaggaaatttaaaatatatttcttggctatctaactgaaataaaaaattcgaACAAGGCCTCGCTCTCGGGATTTCCTAGCAAAATCCCAAAACCCTGTCTCCCCTTGTAATATCATTCAGTGCTCTGAAATCTCAGTTCTATCTACAATTCCAAGGTAGAAGACGAGTAAGAATTGTAGATATTAGGGGGGAACCCTAAACTTGGGTTTTGATTTGGTGGAAATGGAATCGAGGAAGAAAGCTTCTGAGGGCATAGCGTTGTTGTCCATGTATGGAGACGAAGACGATGAAATGGAAGTCGCCGAAGATCAGGATGAAAATCTTCAAGAAGAAGAAATCCCATCCATCGCGTCGGATGTCGTTATGGTGAAAGATGAAGATGATCTTAGTGCCGTTGGCAATGAAAATACGTCGCAGAAAGAAGAGCGAGGCCCGAATGCTATGTCTCCTAATAAGCTCTTTAATTATGTTACTTCCTCGGCAACTGCCTCTCCACTGTTCTCTCGCGTGTCACCTCAACCGCCGCAACATACGGTTGGTTTGGATTTGAACTTGTCTCATGTTCCAAAGAATCGGCTGACGATAGTGGATTATGGGCACGAGGAGGGGGCAATGTCTCCTGAAGCTGAGGTAATCATGTTGCGTAAGCATTTTGAgttctattttttttgttttttttgtttttcgtgTTGAATGATCGGTTATTGTAGGATGGAGAAATAGTGGCGACTGGTCGAGTAATGTATGGGGATCAGCTTCAAACCAGTGACGGTGCGTAAGGCTGTCCATTTTGCTGATCATTTTTCTCTTTTGCCTCATCtattaaatttaatcatttatatGGCTGAATGTTAGTATTATGATCGTTAGAACGGCCTATGGCACCAGTTTTTAGAgacattaaaattttcaaagatGGAGATTTTTAAATTAGGATATTGAGTTGGTCATTTTATTTCCATTTCGATTACTTTATGTTATGCGCCATTTGTTATGACACTGGAATCTGTATTTTGATATGCATAAAGTTTGAAAATGGATTGGAAGGTTTTTTGTGCTGGAGTTGTTCTAAGTTTTAATTGCTGTTAATTTAGGCGAGTTTCGGGATAGCAGATCACCAAGAAATGCTAGGCTCGCAACACCTAACACTCGAGCCATGACACCTCAATTATTGGATGCAATTGATCAACCTGAATCGGATAGCATGGATTGTGCAATTAATGCATTGGAAGCTGCAGAAACTGAAGATGCCATTAGAATTTCTACCGAAGAGGAAAGGGATATGGATCCATTGGCCAAGTTTCTTCCCCCACCTCCTAAGAAAAAGTGCTCAGAGGAACTGCAAGTTAGTCCTTTCTTTTTAGTGAAAGGACtatgatataatattttatgttaagcTGATGTAGAATCTGACTTGTAGGATATATTTATATAGCTTTTTCATTTACTATAATTTGATCCTATCTGTTGGACACAGTAGCTCAAATTCAGAAAAAAACTTTCTTTATCACAGGTTCCTTTCTGAGAAAGGAAATGTTACAACTGGCTGTTTTCTTGTGGGTGTAATTTATAAATCTAATGGACTGAGTTGACTTATATAGGGTAATGAGTAACCTTTAATATCCCAAATCATGAATAGTTACTAGGTCTTACTGTCTTAGCAAGTTCGATCGCTCAAACTTCTTTTTTCATGCATATGTCATGGTTCTACAAATTTAGTGCCAatgaattcaaatttaaaatccTTTCAAGATTACTCACTTCATATATTCTAGACTTCTAGTGGTACTAGTATTTGCGTTTAAAACTTGTCTAAAGATGAATCTgtattctatttaaattaatctacTCCAACTTTCCCTTGTGTGAGCCATATTTCAGTAAACTTTGTTACTTTGATGAATCTTTCCAAATAGAACTTTGTGCTTGGGTGTTGATCTCTTCCATTTCATTTTCAGCGGCTTCACAGACGCAAGGTTTAAAACATAGTTTTAAAGGCACGTGTCTTAGCTTGCACAGGTGTCACTCTTTGGAAAGGTGCATCAAATAGTTAGTGGCCCAGCCCAAAATCATCCTAAGTCCTGCTGCATGAAAGGAATTAATTTCCAACCTCCATTCTGTGCAGCACTCTTTCAGTCTTTATTTGAGGATCTTTTCCTTGACTCAGGTTGATGGTTCTTTGTGCATTgtttgaaaatcataacaacCATCCTTCATTACTTGAGTTACTAAATTTCCAATTCCAAAATCACTCAAATCCTCCTGCTTTCTCCTGCCGCTAAAGATGAAGAAGAATGGGTGATTCACTTGATTGAAGTTTTTTCTATTGATACTGCAAATATTTACTAATTTCGTTTTGATTTACATTGCTATCCAAtagttttagaaaaatatatatttttggctGCTATGTAATATTGAAGTGAAATTACCTTTATACATATTATAAGAAAGCATGCTTACTGCCCATTATTTTGATAAGGCACCCCTCACCATCGGACTTGCCCCTTATTGCTCCTTGTGTCATAAATAACTATGATTTGAAAGCCTTCCTATAGGACACATAACGGAATATTTGTGGTAGAAAGATGGAACTGTTACATATTTTGTCAGCGTAACTATGCAGAAACAATAAATTTGTTATTTGTCAGTTGTATTATTGGTTTCAGCTTGCTATGATTTTTTCATGCTATTTTTCAATACATTCCTCAACTTTTCTAATCCTTTGATGCTTCAGGAGAAGATTATCAAGTTTCTTGCACTGAAGAAGACAACTGGAAGAAGTTTCAACGCAGAGGTGCGCAATAAGAAGGAATATCGAAACCCTGACTTCTTGTTGCACGCTGTGACTTACCAAAATATTGATCAAATAGGATCTTGCTGCAGTAAATATGTTTTTGACCCTCATGGATATGACAAAAGTGACTTCTATGATGAAATAGGTTAGAATTCATATGTAATGTATTTAGATTTGTTTGATTGCCGTCTAGTGATCTATATCCCCATTTATGTTCTAATTTCATTTAATCTAACTGTTTCCTGTCATTTGGTTTGATTTGGTTGTTGTATGTCCACGCTAAAAATTTGTCAAACCTGTGAAATATCTATTCCATTATAAACTTTTCTAAAatatgttgaaaattttaattatgaacCTTTGTGCTCGATTAAGAAGATCCTCTGTACTTGTTATTGAGCTCTGAATACATTCTCATATAATTCACATCTTTCTACCAATTGGCGCTATCTTGTCTTTTGAAACATATTTGACATACCCAAGCTATGTATGAAGAACTTCTTTCTGAAGTGTTTACCCTAATGTTTTATTATGGGACTTCAATGTCGGGTTTAtattttctatctttttttttttattagaaacgAAATTTTCTATCTTTTATCTTCAAACTGGGACATAAGTTGAGAATAAATATTCTTCAACACGCTCGGGACTCTTTATCATATAGCATCCTTTTGTAACGTGTTCCTGAGTCGGATGATCGATAAATAGTTGATGTCTTGTTTCGAGTTGAGAAGTTCTTTCACATAATTCTTAGGATAGTGTATCTTCAATTTTTCCCGTTTGTCTTCTGCAAATAGAAGCTGACATTAGGCGGGAGGTAGAAAGGAGGGAActagaaaagaagaaaaatcaaaGGGTTGACTATATTTCTGGAGGAGCGCAGCAAGGAAATGTTGCTCCTACTCCAAAGATTAACACACCAATTCCAGGTTCTTAAGTACTTGTTAGCTTGTACCATCATCATATCTCCATAAATTGGcttgttttttgaaaatttatcaaGATGATACCTTCTTGTTAGTTGTTGTTTCTATGCACTTTAGGATTGACCGCGGTTGCTGGTGGTGTGTCTAATATAACACGAGTTGCTGTAGATGTTGCAGCCCGAGATGGAAGACATAACAAAAAGTCAAAGTGGGACAAGGTTTACTCATTTTCTTTCCATCTATTAAGGAGTTGCATGGGTTATTTCAAGATTAAtaatcttgatgattttggttttaGGTGGATGTTGATCAAAGGAATTTTAATCCGTCTGGAGGTCAGGAAACTCTGTCTGCTATTGGTGCTCATGCAGCCCTTATCTCTGCTGCTAAATCTGGTAGTGGATACACTTCTTTTGCGTAAGTTTTAATATGTGAATTTTCTATAATCTTCATATCTTATTCCGTTTATTTTGTTTATGGTGTTCACATTCTACAGTCTTTTAACTGAAGTGGGGAAAAATGACTCTACTCAATAACGTTCATATTCTAGTTTACACATTGGTGGtgatattcttttttttatggACTTCAGCATTAGATATGTTGAAAATTAACTTCTATGTTTTCAGCGGTACTTGTCATCAAGCTGGTTCTTTT includes:
- the LOC140984844 gene encoding uncharacterized protein codes for the protein MENRQLNFDAPLLSVRRFSSPIRSSELVNHNGFENTQPYRHNSLTLSKYDFEMEEVTKPASVPFHWEKIPGKSKGGVYTPEEPSITPRLPPAMVSDAIRRNSGEIPRMAHGRMSGPLRYNSGEIPRFLPGRASSSSRHNSGERSSDQNICRTQTETLNFMDHASLLEKLNESLDCKDESDTGSENAEFSDELHSISRTESSSFNYSVSGLSGYHSSCVKPSGTFSVDVQTRDFMMNRFLPAAKAVVLETPQYVTKKQLVANEPPKEQIKKVISCENKPLPKQYGFDSMQKRSEYMDNVESDDEQECPVPVKKRGKIWGIIPRLCVKNTLCLFSPLPGMKLRNHDPNFSAGEIRRPAQKAYSGPLYKNSCHPTPQKKFHSGLLYRDHKEIEKKLADDSNQILNSLGSYKSGLSPLRRNRSGGISPYRNESTKPPFREGAGFLGLPKEVDNYSAKKIASSRKMFLALQDVSRNQTNGTLKPECAIDGVKDIKMNQLPNQESSPPLESDVNFGTQDENSLECDEQREFDPSCMKSPLPPPLPKSPSESWLWRTLPSISLGNPFSHPPSKSPFDSRKQVQQGSKTDTKWETIVKSSYSRHDQVRYSAELVPFGSHRKYYS
- the LOC140984561 gene encoding uncharacterized protein isoform X2, which translates into the protein MESRKKASEGIALLSMYGDEDDEMEVAEDQDENLQEEEIPSIASDVVMVKDEDDLSAVGNENTSQKEERGPNAMSPNKLFNYVTSSATASPLFSRVSPQPPQHTVGLDLNLSHVPKNRLTIVDYGHEEGAMSPEAEDGEIVATGRVMYGDQLQTSDGEFRDSRSPRNARLATPNTRAMTPQLLDAIDQPESDSMDCAINALEAAETEDAIRISTEEERDMDPLAKFLPPPPKKKCSEELQEKIIKFLALKKTTGRSFNAEVRNKKEYRNPDFLLHAVTYQNIDQIGSCCSKYVFDPHGYDKSDFYDEIEADIRREVERRELEKKKNQRVDYISGGAQQGNVAPTPKINTPIPGLTAVAGGVSNITRVAVDVAARDGRHNKKSKWDKVDVDQRNFNPSGGQETLSAIGAHAALISAAKSGSGYTSFAQQRRKEAENRRSSERKLEERS
- the LOC140984561 gene encoding uncharacterized protein isoform X1, with translation MESRKKASEGIALLSMYGDEDDEMEVAEDQDENLQEEEIPSIASDVVMVKDEDDLSAVGNENTSQKEERGPNAMSPNKLFNYVTSSATASPLFSRVSPQPPQHTVGLDLNLSHVPKNRLTIVDYGHEEGAMSPEAEDGEIVATGRVMYGDQLQTSDGEFRDSRSPRNARLATPNTRAMTPQLLDAIDQPESDSMDCAINALEAAETEDAIRISTEEERDMDPLAKFLPPPPKKKCSEELQEKIIKFLALKKTTGRSFNAEVRNKKEYRNPDFLLHAVTYQNIDQIGSCCSKYVFDPHGYDKSDFYDEIEADIRREVERRELEKKKNQRVDYISGGAQQGNVAPTPKINTPIPGLTAVAGGVSNITRVAVDVAARDGRHNKKSKWDKVDVDQRNFNPSGGQETLSAIGAHAALISAAKSGNRGERKQKIGDPVKENWRKDHSVDSCYKHFHSY
- the LOC140984561 gene encoding uncharacterized protein isoform X4, whose product is MESRKKASEGIALLSMYGDEDDEMEVAEDQDENLQEEEIPSIASDVVMVKDEDDLSAVGNENTSQKEERGPNAMSPNKLFNYVTSSATASPLFSRVSPQPPQHTVGLDLNLSHVPKNRLTIVDYGHEEGAMSPEAEDGEIVATGRVMYGDQLQTSDGEFRDSRSPRNARLATPNTRAMTPQLLDAIDQPESDSMDCAINALEAAETEDAIRISTEEERDMDPLAKFLPPPPKKKCSEELQEKIIKFLALKKTTGRSFNAEVRNKKEYRNPDFLLHAVTYQNIDQIGSCCSKYVFDPHGYDKSDFYDEIEADIRREVERRELEKKKNQRVDYISGGAQQGNVAPTPKINTPIPDVAARDGRHNKKSKWDKVDVDQRNFNPSGGQETLSAIGAHAALISAAKSGNRGERKQKIGDPVKENWRKDHSVDSCYKHFHSY
- the LOC140984561 gene encoding uncharacterized protein isoform X3, with translation MESRKKASEGIALLSMYGDEDDEMEVAEDQDENLQEEEIPSIASDVVMVKDEDDLSAVGNENTSQKEERGPNAMSPNKLFNYVTSSATASPLFSRVSPQPPQHTVGLDLNLSHVPKNRLTIVDYGHEEGAMSPEAEDGEIVATGRVMYGDQLQTSDGEFRDSRSPRNARLATPNTRAMTPQLLDAIDQPESDSMDCAINALEAAETEDAIRISTEEERDMDPLAKFLPPPPKKKCSEELQEKIIKFLALKKTTGRSFNAEVRNKKEYRNPDFLLHAVTYQNIDQIGSCCSKYVFDPHGYDKSDFYDEIEADIRREVERRELEKKKNQRVDYISGGAQQGNVAPTPKINTPIPVAVDVAARDGRHNKKSKWDKVDVDQRNFNPSGGQETLSAIGAHAALISAAKSGNRGERKQKIGDPVKENWRKDHSVDSCYKHFHSY